A window of the Longimicrobium sp. genome harbors these coding sequences:
- a CDS encoding type II toxin-antitoxin system RelE/ParE family toxin, with protein sequence MYSTGARAHFLEFVFLPSFERTAQGVLSPEDIRELELTLLQQPRAGAVLRDTGGVRKVRAAIEGRGKSGSARVVYLYVEVRQKIYLLLCFAKNEQGNLTPEQKRRVRELVAQLQAEEAAWPAATAAARSATR encoded by the coding sequence ATGTACAGCACGGGAGCGCGGGCGCACTTCCTCGAGTTCGTGTTCCTGCCGTCGTTCGAGCGAACGGCGCAGGGGGTTCTCTCTCCCGAAGACATCCGCGAGCTGGAGCTCACGCTGCTCCAGCAGCCGCGGGCGGGGGCGGTTCTCCGCGACACGGGCGGGGTGCGCAAGGTGCGCGCGGCCATCGAGGGCCGCGGCAAAAGCGGCAGCGCGCGGGTGGTGTACCTGTACGTCGAGGTGCGCCAGAAAATCTACCTCCTGCTCTGCTTCGCCAAGAACGAGCAGGGCAACCTCACGCCCGAGCAGAAGCGGCGCGTCCGCGAGCTCGTGGCGCAACTCCAGGCCGAGGAGGCAGCATGGCCGGCAGCGACAGCGGCAGCGCGTTCGGCGACGCGCTGA
- a CDS encoding helix-turn-helix domain-containing protein, with protein sequence MAGSDSGSAFGDALIGALEEAVAFERGELPAARVDRVDITARHARATPAPAYTAEQIRAIRRRLSLSQPVFAEMLNVSASTVRAWEQGAREPDGPTRRLLQVADVHPEALTDAVYGTRATEYRDRGWPRMVAESRVPFGTRRDDDQK encoded by the coding sequence ATGGCCGGCAGCGACAGCGGCAGCGCGTTCGGCGACGCGCTGATCGGGGCCCTCGAAGAGGCCGTGGCCTTCGAGCGCGGCGAGCTTCCCGCCGCGCGCGTCGACCGCGTCGACATCACCGCGCGGCATGCGCGCGCCACGCCGGCGCCGGCGTACACCGCCGAGCAGATCCGCGCGATCCGGCGCCGGCTCTCGCTCTCGCAGCCCGTGTTCGCGGAGATGCTGAACGTGAGCGCCAGCACCGTCCGCGCGTGGGAGCAGGGCGCGCGCGAGCCCGACGGCCCCACGCGCCGCCTCCTGCAGGTGGCCGACGTGCACCCCGAGGCGCTGACCGACGCGGTCTACGGCACCCGCGCCACCGAGTACCGCGACCGCGGCTGGCCGCGCATGGTCGCCGAGAGCCGCGTCCCTTTCGGCACCCGCCGCGACGACGATCAGAAGTAG